The window CGGTGCCAAGCCCGGAATGCGCAATACGCTGCTCACACATGACGAAGATCGCTATGCCGACGAATTGTGGTGGCGCGAAAATCGCCCCGAACTGGAGCTCGGCCCGGGCAGCTGGGGCTGGGTCAATGCCGCCTATGACAGCACCGCGAAAATCTTTGCCAAGGGCGCGCTCGAAGGTGTCGATCTGCCCGTATTCGTTATCGCGACAAAGGCTGACAAGCTTGTGAGCCCTGCCGCGATTCGCAGTGCCATTGCTCGCCTACCCGATGTCGATAACCTGATTTTCGGTTCCGAAGCGCGGCATGAGATCTTGCGCGAAGAAGACGCGGTGCGTGACCGCGCGCTGGCCGCCATCGATGGCTTCTTGGAGCGGAAGCTGACGGGATGACCGAGGTTTTCGATTTTGCCGTAATCGGTGCGGGCATGGCGGGGGCAAGCATTGCCGCCGAACTGGCTCCGCATGGTAGGGTGTTACTTGCCGAGGCAGAGGATCGTCCGGGGTACCACACCACTGGCCGGTCTGCGGCCTTTCGCGAGGAATGCTACGGTGGCCCGGATATCGTGCCCCTGACGCTCGCTTCCGGCCCCTATCTTCAGGATGGGGGTTTCCTGACGCCGCGCGGCGGACTTTATGTGGCGCGCACTGGGCAGGAAGAGGAGATCGAGAGCTTCCTCGAACGCTTCGCCGACGCCGGTGTGACGATCAGACGATTGAACCGCGCGGGGCTGGAGCAAATGCTGCCCGGAGTGCTTCCCGGATGGGATCATGCGCTCAGCCAGCCCAATTGCGCGGATATCGATGTGGGCGGCTTGCACCAACATTACCTTTCGCTGGCCCGCCAAGGCGATGTCGAATTGCGGACCCGCCATCGTCTGGTTTCGGCGGAACGCGATGGAGCGGAATGGCGGCTCGATTTCGGTACGACGGGCGAGGTGCGCGCGGCTGTGGTGATCAACGCCGCAGGAGCCTGGGCAGACAGTGTCGCGCAATTGTGCGGCGCGCGGCCGATCGGCATCCAGCCGCTGCGGCGGACAGTGGCGCAATTGCGCGTTAACCCGGCAGCGCCTGCCGACCTGCCTCTCACGCTCGATCTCTCGGGCGATTTTTATTTCCGCCCGGAAAGCGGGAAACTCTGGCTCAGTCCGCATGACGAAACGCCATCAGAGCCGTGCGATGCCGCGCCGGAAGAGATGGACATCGCGCTCGCGATCGATCGTTTCCAGAACGTAGTCGATTGGGAAATCGAGGCGGTAGAGCACAAATGGGCGGGTCTGCGCAGCTTCTCACCCGATCGCCTGCCGGTTTACGGCTTCGATCCCGTGGTGGATGGATTCTTCTGGTTCGCAGGCCAGGGCGGCTACGGCATCCAGACCGCGCCAGCCGCTGCGCGCCTCGGCGCACAATTGGCCAGCGGACAGGACCGGGATGCCATGACCGACGCTCTGGATGTAAAATTATACACGCCAGATCGCTTTGCCCTCCCGGTGGCCTAGCCAAGCGGTGTCAATTTGTTATGCTGCCGCCAGCTCAATTTGAAGATCATCACCACTAGAGGAGAGCATTTCCATGGCGCATCATTTCCAGATTTATAAGGACAAGGCTGGCGAATTCCGCGTTCGGTTCAAATACAATGACGAGATCATGTTCTCGACCGAAGGCTATTCGTCCAAGGCCAGCGCCAAGAACGCTATTGAATCGATCCAGAAGAACGGCCCCGGCGCCAAGATTGTCGACGAGAGCTGAGGCTTTCCAATAACTGATTTGAGAAAGGCCGGTCCCACGCGGGGCCGGCCTTTTTTTCATGCCTGAGCGAAGTTAGCCGCGACTGATCGCGTCAGCCGCATCGCTGGCGAGCTGGTCGACACGCTCGTTTTCCGGATGGCCGTTGTGGCCTTTCACCCATTGCCAGGTGATCTTGTGGGTGGATGCCACCTCAATAAGGTCGTGCCACAGATCGGCATTCTTCACCGGTTTTTTGCTGGCATTGATCCAGCCGCGCTTTTTCCAGCCGTGAACCCACTTTGTGATCCCGTCGATCAGATATTTGCTGTCTGTGTAGAGCGTTACTTCGCAGGGCTCGATGAGCGCACCCAGCGCCTTGATCGCCGCGGTCATCTCCATGCGGTTGTTGGTCGTTTCGGCTTCGGAGCCGACCAGCTCTTTCTCATGCCGACCCATGCGCAGCAATGCGCCCCAGCCGCCCGGACCGGGATTGCCCTTGCAGGCACCATCGGTGAAAATTTCGACATGTTTCATGCGAAGAGCCCTGCACCACTGCTCTGGTAGAATTGCAAGCGGCGGACGAAATCCATGGGATCCTTGCGGGTGACGAGAGCATCCGCCGGTGTGTCGATCCAATCCTGCGCCCGGCTGGAGATAAATCGCATACATGCGCCCTGCGCCAGAAGCGGCATGGCTGCTATTTCGGCATCGCCCAGTGCACGAACCGACTGGTATCCTGCGAGCAACGCCTCGCCGATATCAACATTATAGGTCTGCCCGACATCGGCAAAGCTCCAGGCCGCATGGGTCACCGCCAGATCGTAGGCCATCATATCCTCACAGGCGAAGTAGAAGTCGATAAGCCCGCTCACCTCGTCGCCCAGCATCAGCACATTGTCCGGGAACAGGTCCGAATGAATCACCGATCGCGGCAAATCCTGCGGCCAGTCCGCGGCAATCGATCGGGCCATTGGAAGCATGTCGGGCAGTTCTGAGTCGATGCTCGCCAACGCCTCTGCGCCGCATTGTTCGAGCACGTGCAGTGAAGTGCCAGGCCCCAGATCATTCGTCCGCCGCCCGGAATAATCGTCCGCAGCAAGGTGCAGGCGAGCGAGCACCGCGCCCACATTGTGCGCTTGTGAAGGGGTGGGATTGTCGATCGAAACACCCGGCAGGAATTCGATCAGCGCCACCGCCTTGCCATCTATCATGCGCGAGGCGGCGCCTGTCATATCGTGGATCGTGCGCGGAACGGGCAAGCCCTTGGCGGACAGATGATCGAGCAGCCCCAGGAAAAACGGCAGGTCAGCAACGTCGATGCGCCGCTCATACATGGTCAGGATGAAGCGGCTGGTCGTTGTTTCCACCAGCCAGTTGGAATTGGAAATGCCCTCGGCAATGCCTTTGGCCGAAACGAGCTCGCCCACATCGTAATGCGCGATCAGATCGCTCAGCGTTTCGGCAGAGAGCTGCGTGTAGACCGCCACGAAGCGGCCTATTCGGTCAGCTGGCGGGGCAGTTTGAAGACCATTTTTTCTTCGGTCGTCCGGACGGTCTCTTCCGTCACGTCCCGCATTTCACCCAGCTTGGCGATGACTTCACGAACGAGAACTTCCGGGGCCGAGGCGCCCGCTGTCACGCCGACTGTCTCGACATTTTCAAGCCATGCCGGGTCGATTTCGTCAGCCCGCTGGATAAGGTAGGATTTCGCGCCAATGCGCTCTGCCACTTCCACCAGCCGCAGCGAGTTGGAAGAGTTGGGCGCACCGATGACCAGCACCAGCTGGCAGTCGCCAGCAATCGCCTTGACGGATGCCTGCCGGTTTGACGTGGCATAGCAAATGTCTTCGGCGCGGGGAGCGACAATCTGCGGATAGCGCGCCTTCAGAGCCTCGATGACTTCTGCCGTATCGTCCACCGAAAGCGTGGTCTGTGTGAGAAAGGCGAGATCGTCTTCCTCTGTGAAGGTCAGCTTGGCGACATCGTCCACCGTTTCGACCAGCGTCATCCGGCCTTCGGGAACCTGTCCCATCGTGCCGATCACTTCGGGGTGGCCCTGATGGCCGATGAAGATGATGTGCTGGCCTTTTTCGATCTGCCGTTCAGCCTGGCGATGGACCTTGCTCACCAGCGGGCAGGTAGCGTCGAGATAGATCATCTCACGCCGCTCAGCCTCTGCCGGGACCGATTTGGGCACGCCATGCGCACTGAACACCACCGGCGCATCGTCCGGCACTTCGTCCAGTTCCTCGACAAAGATTGCACCTTTTTCGCGCAGGCCTTCGACCACATAGCGATTGTGCACAATCTCGTGCCGGACATAGACCGGCGCGCCATAGCGTTCGATGGAACGCTCGACGATTTCGATCGCACGATCCACCCCCGCGCAGAACCCGCGCGGCGCGGCGATCAAGACCGTAAGCGGCAATTTTTCCTCGCCGGAGCGATTTTCCTGAAAGGGGGCGTTCATACTGTCGGCTCTAGCGGTTGTCGGTGCCCCGCGAAAGGGCTAGGGGCACTTCTTTCGGAAAAGAGATTTCGTTTCTCTTTGCCCGATATTCAAGTCAGGCCATTGCCCGGCCGCCCAGGTTTAAGGACGTATATGCAGTTTCGCCCCGCCTTTTTCGCCGCCACCGCATCTGCAATGCTGCTCGCCGCCTGTTCGGGCGAGGGTGAGCTTGTCGTCGATCAGGGTGTCGGGATCACTGCCCTGCGTTCTGTTTGCCCGGCTGTGGGCGTGCCCAACTACACCGGCGATGTGACGCTGTTTACTTCGCCCGAAGCCCGTACCGCAGACGCGCTGGATGTGACTGCCACCATCACCAATGTGCAGAGCACCTGTGATGAAACGGGCGCGCAGGTGTACACTAATGCGACGTTCGATGTGGTCGCCCAGCGCCGCAACACCAGCGGCGCACGCACGGTGGAACTGCCGTTCTTTTCGACTGTGATGCGCGGTGGAAACTCGGTCGTTTCGAAGCGTGTCGGCACTGTCACGCTGACATTTGCCGATGGACAGGCCCGCGCCCAGACGACTGGTACGGCAGGCGCTTTCGTCGATCGTGCCTCAGCAACGCTTCCCGAAGACATTCGCGAGCGTATCACGCGCAGGCGGCGTGCTGGCGACCAGTCGGCTGCCGTCGATCCGCTGACCGAGCCGGAAGTCCGTGCAGCTGTCGCTCGCGCCACATTCGAGCTGCTGATCGGCTTCCAGCTCGACGATGCGCAGCTGGAATACAACGCGACTCGCTGATTACATCGCCTCCGTCACTAGGCGGAAGTAGGCGCAATCATAGCCTTCCCCCGTGCATGCAAAAAGGCTAACCGGCCCCGCATGTCTGAAACACACACTCTCTACGCCGCTTTTGCGGAAAAAATCGATGCGGTGCTCGCCGCGCTTGAGGCGGAAGGCACGCTGCCGCCCGATACGCCGCGCCACAATGTCAGCGTAGAGCCTCCGCGCGATCCGTCGCATGGCGATCTCGCCACAAACGCCGCCATGGTGTTGGCCAAGCAGGCGAAGACCAATCCGCGCGCACTTGCGGAAAAGATCGTCGAGCACCTCGACCGGGATCCGCTGATCGAAAGCGCTGAGATTGCTGGGCCAGGCTTCATCAATCTGCGGCTCGCCCCGACTGTGTGGCGAGAGGAAATCGCTGCAATTGCTGCGCTTGGCGCTGCCTATGGCAAATCGACCATGGGTCAGGGCAAGCGGGTGAATGTGGAGTATGTCTCCGCCAACCCCACCGGCCCCATGCATATGGGCCATTGCCGCGGCGCGGTGGTGGGCGATGCGCTCGCCAGCCTGCTTGAATATGCCGGGCATGAGGTAACGCGCGAATATTATGTGAACGATGCGGGCAGCCAGGTGGACACGCTCGCCCGTTCGGCACACCTGCGCTACCGCGAGGCGCTGGGCGAGGACATCGGCGAAATTCCCGAAGGCTATTACCCCGGCGCCTATCTCATTTCGGTCGGCGAGGATGCGAAATCCGAATTCGGCGATCGCTACCAGGCCGCCGATGAGGAAGAGTGGCTGCCTATTTTCCGTGCCTTTGCGGTCGAGCGGATGATGGACATGATCAAGTCCGACCTCGGCCAGCTTGGTATCGAGCACGATGTGTTCGCTTCCGAAGCTGCGCTGCAGGCGGCGAAAAAGCCCGAAGCCGCAGAGGCATGGCTGCGCGAGCATGACCTTGTCTATGACGGCGTGCTGGAAGCACCCAAAGGCAAGGCCCCGCCAGAGGATTGGGAGCCTGTCGAACTGCCGCTGTTCCGCTCCACCAAATATGGTGACGATCAGGACCGTCCGATCAAGAAGTCCGGCGGCAAATGGACCTATTTCGGCGCCGATCTCGCCTATCACATGCAAAAGGCCGAAAAGGCTGACGAGCTGATCGACATCTGGGGCGCAGATCACTCAGGTACGGTGAAGCGCATCAAGGCGGCCGTCGCGGCATTGTCCGAAGGGCAAGGCAAGCCCATCCCCTTCGATGTGAAGCTGGTGCAGATGGTGCAGTTGCTGCGCGATGGCGAACCTGCAAAAATGTCCAAGCGTTCGGGCAATTTCGTGACGATTGCCGACATGGTCGAGGAAGTCGGCAAGGACGTGGTTCGCTTCTCCATGCTCACTCGCAAACCCGAAGCGCAGATGGATTTCGATTTCGCCAAGGTGGTAGAGGCGTCGAAGGACAATCCGGTGTTCTACGTGCAATATGCCCACGCGCGCATTTGCTCTATCCTGCGCAAGGCGGATGAGCAGGGCATTGAGCCTTCCGGCTACTCACTGGAATTGCTGGGCGAAGACGACCTTGCACTGGTCAAGCAGGCCGCACAATTCCCGCGCGAAGTGGAAGCGGCAGCGCGCGCGCGCGAACCGCATCGTATCGCCTTCTATCTCTATGATCTCGCAGCTGCCTTCCACGCCTTCTGGAATCTGGGCAATGATGACGCCGAAAAGCGCATTATCGTGGCACAGAACGCTGATTTGTCTGCGGCAAGGCTGTTCTTGGCCGCGCAGATAGGGCAGGTAATTCGTAACGGTCTCGCGCTACTGGGGGTCGATGCCGTCGAGGAGTTGTAAACCATGACCTATCCGGGTGAGGAAAATGAGGAGCTGGACGAATCCTGGGAAGAGGAAGAGCAGCTTGCTCTTGCTGACGAGGATGAAGAGCTCCCCTGGCTCGAAGGGGATGATTACGAAGACGAGGGCGGTTTCGATTTCCGCCTGATCGGCATTGCGCTGATGGGTCTCGCCGTGGTTGCTGCTGCGCTGTTCGGCGTGTGGTGGTTCACCAAGGACACACCCGATGCGGAACTGGTCGCCGATGGCAGCACGATCGAAGCGCCCGAGGGCGCTTACAAGCAGCGCCCCGAAGATCCCGGTGGCCGCGAAGTCTCCGGTACGGGCGATCAGGCATTTGAAGTGGCCGAGGGCGAAAGCACACGCGGCCGTATCGATACAAGCGATGGCGGGGATAGCGATGCGCGCCCCAGCATCGATCGCGAGCAGAATGGCGAAACTGGCTCAAGCAGTGAAACCGAAGCCACGGGCGGTGCCTATGTCCAGATCGGCGCATTCGGCAGCCGCTCGGATGCGCAGACGGCATGGAGCAGCGCTTCGAACCGTTTCAGCGCGCTGTCAGGCCTGCGCTATCGTATCGTCGAAGCTGAAGTGAACGGCGCGGATGTTTTCCGCCTGCAAGCCGTCGCGTCAGACCGCGCCGCCGCCGACAGCGTATGCCGCTCGATCCGCGCATCGGGCGGGGATTGCTACGTCCGCTGATCTAAGCGGCACGGCAGATGCCGTTTATCCCGGCGTTTTCCCCTATGCGCTATGGTGAACGGCTTGCGTGACTGGCGCTTTTCAGGCGTAAACGGAGCATATGACGCCCGCGATTTTCAGCCTTTCCAGTCCTAAGCTGACCGATGCCGAACGCGCCTTTTTCAAAGAGGCTGATCCGGCGGGATACATCCTGTTCGGCCGAAATATTGAAACGCGCGAGCAGGTGCGGGCGCTGACCGATGATCTGCGCAGCATCCAGGGCCGGGAGAAGCTGCTGATCAGCGTGGATCAGGAAGGTGGCCGTGTGTCGCGGATGAAACCGCCCGAATGGCCCGCCTATCCGCCGCAAGGTGTCTTCGCGCAGCTGTATGAGGTCGCACCGGCCAGCGCGATCCAGGCCGCGCGCGCCAATGCGCAATTGCTGGCGATGGATTTGCACGAGGTCGGCATCACCGTCGATTACCTGCCGCTGCTCGATGTTCGCGTAGAGGGCGCACATGACGTGATTGGTGACCGCGCATTGGGAGCAGAGCCCATGCAAGTCGCCGCGCTGGGCCGCGCTGTGCTCGAAGGCCTGACGCGCGGCGGTGTGACGGGGTGCGTCAAGCATATGCCGGGGCATGGGCGGGCCATGGTGGACAGTCATAAAGACTTACCTGTCGTCGATGCCGGTGAAGCGGAACTGGATGTCGACATCGCTCCGTTCAAGCGCCTCGCCGATGCTCCCATCGCGATGAGTGCGCACATCCGATACACCACATGGGATAGAGACAATCCGGCGACTTTGTCCGAGAAGGTCATCAGCGAAATCATACGTAGCCGCATAGGATTCGATGGCCTGCTGTTGACCGATGACATCGACATGGAAGCGCTGGATGGCACTATCCCCGAACGCTCCGCCCGCGCCATTGCGGCGGGTTGCGATGTCGTGCTCAATTGCTGGGGCAAGATGGAGGACATGGAGGGCACGGTGAAAGCTCTGCCCGCCATGTCGGATGCGGCGCGCAAACGGCTGGATAGGGCGCTGGTGAATGCGGGTACACCGACTGATCCTGCCCCTCGCGAAGATTTGCTGAAATTGCGCGATGGCCTGCTTGATGCTGCAGGAGTGGCGGCATGAGCGCGGCTATCGAAGAGGGCGGTCTTGTCGAACGCGCTGATGAGATAGCCGACGATGGTGACGAGTGGCGGGGGATCGCCGCGCCGGGCACGGTCGATGAAAACGCGCTCTATCTGGAGCTCGATGGCTGGGAAGGTCCGCTCGACCTTCTGCTGGACCTTGCGCGGCGGCAAAAGGTCGACCTGAAATCCATTTCCATCCTCGCGCTTGTCGATCAATATATTCACTACATTGAGCAGGCTGAGGCGTTGAAACTGGAGATCGCAGCCGATTATCTGGTGATGGCCGCCTGGCTCGCTTACCTCAAATCCGCCCTTCTCCTGCCCAAGGAAGAGCAGGAAGATCCGTCTCCCGAAGAGCTGGCTCTCAGGCTGCAATTGCGGCTTCAGCGACTTGGCGCGATGCGCGAAGCTGGCGCTCGGCTGATGGCGCGAGACCGGCTGGGCCGCGATGTCTTTGCACGTGGGGCACCTGAAGGCCTCAAGATTCTGCGCAAGAATGCGTGGCAGTGCGACTGGTACCAGCTCGTCCGCGCCTATGGTCAGGTCAAGCTGCGCACCGAGCCTGTCGTCCATATGGTCGCCGAACGCCCTGTCATGACGCTCGACAGTGCGCTCAATCGTGTTTCCGCGATGCTGGGTGTCACCGTCGACTGGATGGAAATCCGCGCTTTCCTCCCGGGCGACGCCGAACCCCGGCTCAAGAAAAGCGCGCTTGCATCAAGCTTCGTCGCGGCGCTGGAGCTCGCGCGGCTGGGCAAGGCGGAGCTTCGCCAGGACAAGACGTTCGGCCCACTCCACCTGCGGCGGATGAAGGTATGAGCGAGAAACCATCCGATCTGGTCCGTGCGGTGGAAGCATGCCTTTTCGCGGCGGAAGAGCCGATGACGCGCGAGCAAATCTCCGCGCATCTGGGCGATGCGGATGTGAAGGATGCTCTCGCTACCCTGCAAGATATCTACAGTGATCGTGGCATCATCCTGGTCGAGCGGGGTAAGCGCTGGCAATTCCAGACCGCGCCCGATCTTGCCCATCTGCTGCGCCGAGAGAAGGAACAGGTCCGTCGCCTTTCCCGCGCGGCAACAGAAGTGCTTGCGATCATCGCCTATCACGAACCGGTCAGCCGCGCGGAGATCGAAGCGATCCGCGGGGTGCAGACCAGCGGCGGAACGCTAGATGTGCTGATGGAGGCTGGCTGGGTGCGCGCGGCAGGCAGGCGCGAGGTGCCGGGGCGTCCGGTGATCTATGCGACGACGCCGGATTTTCTCGGCCATTTCGGACTCGAAAGCCGCAAGGACTTGCCGGGACTCGCCGAATTGAAAGCGGCAGGACTGCTCGATCCGGTGGACGATGCCTATGATGACATGGTCGCCAAGAAGGAAGAGCAATTGGCCGCCGAACAGGCTGCCGACGCTGAGGAAGCGGCCGAAAATGATGAAATGAACGAAGAGTTTTCGGATGAAGACAGTGCGGAGGAAACTGCAGCGCTGGAAACTCCGGACGAAAAGGCTTAAGTTAAGGCCTCAATCCCAATCGAGGAAAAACCATGCAGCCAGGTATTTGGCAGATTCTGATCGTCGCAATTGTTGTTCTCGTCCTTTTCGGGCGCGGCCGCATTTCGGAAATGATGGGCGATTTCGGCAAGGGAATCAGCAGCTTCAAAAAGGGCATGAGTGAAGAGACGCGTGCGTCTTCTGAAAAGAGCCCGCAGATCGAGGCTCCGGCAGACAATGCACCCGCAGCTTCGGAAACCACCGAAACGACGCCGCAGAACGACAAGACTGCCGGCTAATCCCGGCCCCGCGCGGCTGGTGAGGGCCCTGTAGATGTTCGATATTGGTGCAGTAGAATTGCTGCTCATCTTCGTGGTGGCGGTCCTCGTCATCGGCAAGGATGACATGCCGCTCGCGCTGCGCACCGTTGGGCGCTGGGTGGGTAAATTGCGCAAGATGTCGGCCCAGTTCCGATCCGGTCTCGATTCCATGGTCCGTGAGGCCGAGCTCGAAGACATGGAAAAGCGCTGGAAAGAGCAGAATGAGCGGATCATGCGCGAGCATCCCGAGGGCACTCCCGCGGAAATGGAGCCCACCGGTGCTCATCCCGCAAAGCCGGTCGCTCCTCCCAAGCCTAAGCCGGAAGACGAACCGCGCGACAAGGCAACGGAATTGAAAATTATCGCCGAGAAGCAGCGCGCTGCGGCCGAAGAGGCGGAGCGTGCTGCGCGCGAAGCGGAGCTGGAAGCGCTGGAAGAGCAGTCGGCCAAGCAGGCAGAGCTGCCACTCGCGGCAGACGACAAGGCCCCCGCAGCGACCGAGAGCAAGGATAGCTAGCCGATGGCTCTCAAAGTCAGCGATCTCGACGAGACACAGGCGCCGTTGCTCGATCATCTGGTTGAGCTGCGCGGGCGGCTGTTCAAAGCGGTGATCGCGCTCGGCATTGCCTTTGGCGTCTGCTTCTATTTCGCTGACGAGATTTTCGGCTTCCTCGTCCGCCCGCTGACCAAGGCTTTCCCGGAAGGGCAGGGCCAGTTGATCTACACGCGGCTCTACGAGGCGTTCTTCGTCGAGATCAAAGTTGCGCTCTTCGCGGCGATCTTCGTTTCCTTCCCGATCATTGCCAACCAGCTATGGCGCTTTGTCGCGCCCGGCCTCTATGCGAAGGAAAAGAAGGCTTTCCTGCCGTTCCTGATCGCCACCCCGATTCTTTTCATCCTCGGCGGTTCGCTGGCCTATTATGTGGTCATGCCGCTGGCTTTCACCTGGTTCTTGGGATTCCAGGGGGATGCCGGTGGCCTGAACGCTCAGGCCCTTCCGGCAATGGGCGAATATCTCGATCTGGTGATGCGATTCATCCTCGCCTTCGGCGTAAGCTTCCTGCTGCCTGTCGTCCTGATGCTGTTGAATGCAGCGGGCCTTGTGACGCGCGAACAGCTTGTGGCGGGGCGCAAATATGTGATTGTCGCCGTATTTGCAGTGGCAGCGATCATCACGCCGCCCGATGTGATCTCCCAGCTGATGCTCGCTGCACCGCTCATCCTGCTGTTTGAAGGCTCGCTCATCCTGATGCGGATCAGCGAGAGAAAGCGACGGAAGGCGGCGGAAAAAGAGGCAGCGGAACAGGCGAAGGTCGAACCAATCGCTGCATCGGCAGAAGCCGCTGCAGCTTCGAAAAGCGAAGACTGAGCTGTTACACGACCCCTGAGTAGCGACGCCTGTAGCTACGCGTCCGCTCACCCGGCAATCAAATCTTGTACAAACCTCTCCGGCGCTTAGCACACGGAAAGCAGGCAAAAAAAGGGGGCCGCAGCCCCCTTTTTCAAATTCGCTTGTCGCAGGCCTTACGGGCTGGCGGGCAGCGTATCGTCGTCGTCACCAACACCGGTTGCGATGATGATGCCGAGAATGATGACAGCGAGTGCGCCAAGGCCGATAAGCAAGCCGGCACCATTGTCACCGAAACCGTCTTCGCTCTCTTCCACGGGAGCCGGCAGACGATCATAGGCTGCTTCCTGAGCCATCGCCGGTGTCGCAACCAGTGCGCCAGCAACGGCAGCGGACGTAATAAACTTCTTCATCATCGAGTTACTCACCCCAATTTTTTCGATTCACATGCTTGCATAACGTCTCATCTTGGGAAAGGCGAGACCAAATATGTAACTATTTATTCTCCCGGCCCTTCAATGACCGGCTGTTGCAAGTCCGCATCATAAACACGCTGACCGGCAATCCACGTTTCCAACACTCTGATATCGCGAATTTCTTGCGATCCCACTAACAAAGGGTCTGCGGACAGGAAAACGAAATCGGCGCGTTCGCCGGGGACAAGCCTGCCAAAGCGCCCTTCGGCGAAACCGGCATAGGCGGCATTGGCGGTGTAGGCGGCGAGTGCCTGTTCGCGGCTGATCGCCTCTTCCGCGCGCCAGCCGCCTTGCGGTGCGCCATCAGCATTCATGCGGGTCACAGCAACTGCCAGGCCAGCGAGCGGATCGACCGGCTCCACAGGCGCATCGGTGCCAAAAGCAAGTGTTCCGCCGACATCGAGGATGGAGTTCCAGGCATAAGCGCCGCCGAGCCGGTCATCCCCCAGCCGCGCTTCGGCCATGAACATATCGCTGGTCTGGTGGACCGGCTGCATGCTGGCGATGATTCCGTTCCGGCCAAACCGCGCAATGTCTTCCGGACTCACGATTTGCGCATGTTCGATACGCCAGCGGCGATCGCCCGTGTAATCCTCGGACAATTCCTCGATTGCGGTCAGCGCTTCCTGATTGGCCGCATCGCCAATCGCGTGAACGGCGACTTGGAAATTGTCGAGCGCTGCGCGGCTCATCAGGTTCCGCAATTGCGTGCCGTTGAGCAGCGGCAGGCCGCGATTGCCGTGATCGTCCTCGTAATCATCGAGCAGCAAGGCACCGCGAGAGCCGAGCGCGCCGTCGAGGTACAGCTTCACGCCATTGAGCCGCAGGCGATCTTCATAAAGCCATTCAGTCGGGCGCGGGCCGCCGATGAGCAGCATGGTGTCCACCGAATCGGCATAGGCCATGACGCGGATCTGCAACCATCCGGCATCGCCCGCACGGCGAATGGTCATCCAGTCTTCAACCGTCGTGCCCATGTCGGCCATCGCGGTGATGCCATAGCTCAGCAGCAGGTTCTGCGCATTGTAGAGCGCCATGTCCCGATCTTCGGGCAAAGGCGGGGGGATTTGTTCTGCGATCATCGGCATGGCAGCATCGACGAGCACCCCTGCAGGCGCGCGCGATCCAGCCAGGCGCTCTATACGTCCGCCTTCGGGATCGGTGCTGCGCGCGGTGACCCCGCCTGCTTCCAGCGCCATGGTGTTGGCCCAGCCCGCATGGCCGTCCACACGCTCCAGCCAGACCGGACGGTCAGAGACGACCGCATCAAGGTCCGCCGCGGTCGGAAAACGCCCGAGGCCCCACAGTTCCTGATTCCAGCCGCGACCGATAATCCAAGGGCGGTCCGGGTAGGCTGCGGCATAGGCTTCGATCCGGCCCAGGGCCTCGCTGAGCGAAGTCGTGCCGGAGAGATCCAGCACAAGCGTGCCGAGGCCAAGTCCCATCAGATGCGCGTGGCCATCGATAAAGCCAGGCACCACCACGCGGCCTT is drawn from Aurantiacibacter sp. MUD61 and contains these coding sequences:
- a CDS encoding amidohydrolase; this encodes MNFARIAATCAALFSFSTPVLADTWIDNVDGISIGRDGTIDRFTGMVIDEDGRISELLDFGDRPTREIDYRVDGEGRVVVPGFIDGHAHLMGLGLGTLVLDLSGTTSLSEALGRIEAYAAAYPDRPWIIGRGWNQELWGLGRFPTAADLDAVVSDRPVWLERVDGHAGWANTMALEAGGVTARSTDPEGGRIERLAGSRAPAGVLVDAAMPMIAEQIPPPLPEDRDMALYNAQNLLLSYGITAMADMGTTVEDWMTIRRAGDAGWLQIRVMAYADSVDTMLLIGGPRPTEWLYEDRLRLNGVKLYLDGALGSRGALLLDDYEDDHGNRGLPLLNGTQLRNLMSRAALDNFQVAVHAIGDAANQEALTAIEELSEDYTGDRRWRIEHAQIVSPEDIARFGRNGIIASMQPVHQTSDMFMAEARLGDDRLGGAYAWNSILDVGGTLAFGTDAPVEPVDPLAGLAVAVTRMNADGAPQGGWRAEEAISREQALAAYTANAAYAGFAEGRFGRLVPGERADFVFLSADPLLVGSQEIRDIRVLETWIAGQRVYDADLQQPVIEGPGE